Proteins co-encoded in one Fusobacterium sp. DD2 genomic window:
- a CDS encoding single-stranded DNA-binding protein, whose product MNNVNLIGRLTWDPEFNMSQSGSDYCKFSIAVNRPFKTDEADFIKCVAFGVKADIIKKYVHKGDRVGVSGRLQMGRYKIKDETRITYSVVVEAIELLSPKNKEIAQTNNDSWDDEDFPFL is encoded by the coding sequence TTGAATAATGTAAATTTAATCGGGAGACTTACTTGGGATCCAGAGTTTAATATGTCACAAAGTGGATCTGACTATTGTAAATTTTCAATTGCTGTAAATAGGCCTTTTAAAACAGACGAAGCTGATTTTATAAAGTGTGTAGCTTTTGGAGTTAAGGCGGATATTATAAAGAAATATGTCCATAAAGGAGATCGTGTTGGTGTAAGTGGAAGGTTACAGATGGGAAGATATAAAATCAAAGATGAAACCAGAATAACTTACAGTGTTGTAGTTGAAGCGATAGAATTATTAAGCCCTAAAAATAAGGAAATAGCTCAAACTAATAATGATAGCTGGGACGATGAGGACTTTCCATTTTTATAG